The Xenopus laevis strain J_2021 chromosome 7S, Xenopus_laevis_v10.1, whole genome shotgun sequence genome includes a window with the following:
- the LOC108697209 gene encoding beta-microseminoprotein, with product MMNFVLASVIAFGLLVTGCNAFCYTRDPKGGETKGCLYKDELHGLGSNFRTKDCMDCSCGMDGTMICCQVYSTKAEYDKENCIAVLNKKACSFRVVQKKNRSRECEILAMIG from the exons ATGATG aacttTGTTTTGGCTTCAGTGATTGCCTTTGGCCTTTTGGTAACAGGATGTAATGCTTTTTGCTACACTCGGGATCCAAAGGGGGGAGAGACCAAAG GTTGCCTTTATAAAGACGAGCTGCATGGATTGGGGAGCAATTTTAGAACAAAAGATTGCATGGACTGTTCATGTGGTATGGATGGCACAATGATATGTTGCCAAGT gtaTTCTACCAAAGCGGAGTATGACAAGGAAAACTGTATAGCTGTTCTTAATAAGAAAGCCTGCTCTTTTCGTGTTGTACAAAAGAAAAATCGGTCACGGGAATGTGAGATTTTGGCTATGATTGGCTGA